In a genomic window of Glycine max cultivar Williams 82 chromosome 13, Glycine_max_v4.0, whole genome shotgun sequence:
- the LOC100796237 gene encoding uncharacterized protein Mb2253c isoform X4 produces MAEEKDAFYVVRKGDVVGIYKSFSDIQPLLASSDPYSSGGRAFNVSSSSRNLQGAIQFDTGLAGSFSYPPNSLRNHTLGGSQAEWSSCLSCTLHFDGASKGNPGPAGAGAILHDGSKVYRLREGVGIQTNNVAEYRSLILGLKHALKKGYKHIIVQGDSLLVCNQIQGLWKIKNQNMGTLCAEAKELKDKFLSFKISHIPREYNSEADAQANLAINLRACEVQEDCQLL; encoded by the exons ATGGCTGAGGAGAAAGACGCTTTCTACGTTGTAAGGAAAGGGGATGTTGTTGGCATCTACAAGTCCTTCAGTGACATCCAACCTTTACTTGCATCTTCT GATCCATATTCATCTGGAGGAAGAGCTTTCAATGTGAGTTCCTCATCAAGAAACTTGCAAGGAGCCATTCAGTTTGACACTGGC CTGGCTGGATCATTTTCATATCCACCAAATTCACTGAGGAATCATACACTAGGTGGATCCCAAGCTGAGTGGTCTTCTTGT CTTTCGTGTACCCTTCATTTTGATGGTGCTTCCAAAGGAAATCCTGGACCTGCTGGTGCAGGAGCTATACTGCATGATGGGAGCAAG GTCTATCGGTTGCGTGAAGGAGTGGGCATTCAAACAAATAATGTTGCGGAGTATCGAAGTTTAATACTAGGATTGAAACATGCCCTTAAGAAAGGTTATAAGCACATTATTGTCCAAGGAGACTCTCTGCTTGTCTGCAATCAG ATTCAGGGTTTATGGAAAATCAAAAACCAGAATATGGGTACCTTGTGTGCTGAGGCCAAGGAGCTGAAGGATAAGTTTCTGTCATTCAAGATCAGTCATATTCCTAGG GAATACAACTCTGAAGCTGATGCTCAAGCAAACCTGGCCATAAATCTCAGAG CTTGTGAAGTTCAAGAAGATTGTCAGTTGCTTTAA
- the LOC100796237 gene encoding uncharacterized protein Mb2253c isoform X3, translating to MAEEKDAFYVVRKGDVVGIYKSFSDIQPLLASSDPYSSGGRAFNVSSSSRNLQGAIQFDTGKLAGSFSYPPNSLRNHTLGGSQAEWSSCLSCTLHFDGASKGNPGPAGAGAILHDGSKVYRLREGVGIQTNNVAEYRSLILGLKHALKKGYKHIIVQGDSLLVCNQIQGLWKIKNQNMGTLCAEAKELKDKFLSFKISHIPREYNSEADAQANLAINLRACEVQEDCQLL from the exons ATGGCTGAGGAGAAAGACGCTTTCTACGTTGTAAGGAAAGGGGATGTTGTTGGCATCTACAAGTCCTTCAGTGACATCCAACCTTTACTTGCATCTTCT GATCCATATTCATCTGGAGGAAGAGCTTTCAATGTGAGTTCCTCATCAAGAAACTTGCAAGGAGCCATTCAGTTTGACACTGGC aAGCTGGCTGGATCATTTTCATATCCACCAAATTCACTGAGGAATCATACACTAGGTGGATCCCAAGCTGAGTGGTCTTCTTGT CTTTCGTGTACCCTTCATTTTGATGGTGCTTCCAAAGGAAATCCTGGACCTGCTGGTGCAGGAGCTATACTGCATGATGGGAGCAAG GTCTATCGGTTGCGTGAAGGAGTGGGCATTCAAACAAATAATGTTGCGGAGTATCGAAGTTTAATACTAGGATTGAAACATGCCCTTAAGAAAGGTTATAAGCACATTATTGTCCAAGGAGACTCTCTGCTTGTCTGCAATCAG ATTCAGGGTTTATGGAAAATCAAAAACCAGAATATGGGTACCTTGTGTGCTGAGGCCAAGGAGCTGAAGGATAAGTTTCTGTCATTCAAGATCAGTCATATTCCTAGG GAATACAACTCTGAAGCTGATGCTCAAGCAAACCTGGCCATAAATCTCAGAG CTTGTGAAGTTCAAGAAGATTGTCAGTTGCTTTAA
- the LOC100796237 gene encoding uncharacterized protein isoform X2 encodes MAEEKDAFYVVRKGDVVGIYKSFSDIQPLLASSVSSDPVSIYKGYSLPQKTEEYLVSHGLKGAPYSISAADVNEGLFGRLVACPYQDPYSSGGRAFNVSSSSRNLQGAIQFDTGLAGSFSYPPNSLRNHTLGGSQAEWSSCLSCTLHFDGASKGNPGPAGAGAILHDGSKVYRLREGVGIQTNNVAEYRSLILGLKHALKKGYKHIIVQGDSLLVCNQIQGLWKIKNQNMGTLCAEAKELKDKFLSFKISHIPREYNSEADAQANLAINLRACEVQEDCQLL; translated from the exons ATGGCTGAGGAGAAAGACGCTTTCTACGTTGTAAGGAAAGGGGATGTTGTTGGCATCTACAAGTCCTTCAGTGACATCCAACCTTTACTTGCATCTTCT GTGTCTAGTGACCCTGTAAGTATTTACAAAGGGTACTCGTTACCTCAGAAGACTGAGGAGTACCTTGTCTCACATGGGCTCAAGGGAGCCCCTTATTCTATTAGTGCAGCTGATGTGAACGAGGGGCTTTTTGGAAGACTTGTTGCTTGTCCTTATCAG GATCCATATTCATCTGGAGGAAGAGCTTTCAATGTGAGTTCCTCATCAAGAAACTTGCAAGGAGCCATTCAGTTTGACACTGGC CTGGCTGGATCATTTTCATATCCACCAAATTCACTGAGGAATCATACACTAGGTGGATCCCAAGCTGAGTGGTCTTCTTGT CTTTCGTGTACCCTTCATTTTGATGGTGCTTCCAAAGGAAATCCTGGACCTGCTGGTGCAGGAGCTATACTGCATGATGGGAGCAAG GTCTATCGGTTGCGTGAAGGAGTGGGCATTCAAACAAATAATGTTGCGGAGTATCGAAGTTTAATACTAGGATTGAAACATGCCCTTAAGAAAGGTTATAAGCACATTATTGTCCAAGGAGACTCTCTGCTTGTCTGCAATCAG ATTCAGGGTTTATGGAAAATCAAAAACCAGAATATGGGTACCTTGTGTGCTGAGGCCAAGGAGCTGAAGGATAAGTTTCTGTCATTCAAGATCAGTCATATTCCTAGG GAATACAACTCTGAAGCTGATGCTCAAGCAAACCTGGCCATAAATCTCAGAG CTTGTGAAGTTCAAGAAGATTGTCAGTTGCTTTAA
- the LOC100796237 gene encoding uncharacterized protein isoform X1 — translation MAEEKDAFYVVRKGDVVGIYKSFSDIQPLLASSVSSDPVSIYKGYSLPQKTEEYLVSHGLKGAPYSISAADVNEGLFGRLVACPYQDPYSSGGRAFNVSSSSRNLQGAIQFDTGKLAGSFSYPPNSLRNHTLGGSQAEWSSCLSCTLHFDGASKGNPGPAGAGAILHDGSKVYRLREGVGIQTNNVAEYRSLILGLKHALKKGYKHIIVQGDSLLVCNQIQGLWKIKNQNMGTLCAEAKELKDKFLSFKISHIPREYNSEADAQANLAINLRACEVQEDCQLL, via the exons ATGGCTGAGGAGAAAGACGCTTTCTACGTTGTAAGGAAAGGGGATGTTGTTGGCATCTACAAGTCCTTCAGTGACATCCAACCTTTACTTGCATCTTCT GTGTCTAGTGACCCTGTAAGTATTTACAAAGGGTACTCGTTACCTCAGAAGACTGAGGAGTACCTTGTCTCACATGGGCTCAAGGGAGCCCCTTATTCTATTAGTGCAGCTGATGTGAACGAGGGGCTTTTTGGAAGACTTGTTGCTTGTCCTTATCAG GATCCATATTCATCTGGAGGAAGAGCTTTCAATGTGAGTTCCTCATCAAGAAACTTGCAAGGAGCCATTCAGTTTGACACTGGC aAGCTGGCTGGATCATTTTCATATCCACCAAATTCACTGAGGAATCATACACTAGGTGGATCCCAAGCTGAGTGGTCTTCTTGT CTTTCGTGTACCCTTCATTTTGATGGTGCTTCCAAAGGAAATCCTGGACCTGCTGGTGCAGGAGCTATACTGCATGATGGGAGCAAG GTCTATCGGTTGCGTGAAGGAGTGGGCATTCAAACAAATAATGTTGCGGAGTATCGAAGTTTAATACTAGGATTGAAACATGCCCTTAAGAAAGGTTATAAGCACATTATTGTCCAAGGAGACTCTCTGCTTGTCTGCAATCAG ATTCAGGGTTTATGGAAAATCAAAAACCAGAATATGGGTACCTTGTGTGCTGAGGCCAAGGAGCTGAAGGATAAGTTTCTGTCATTCAAGATCAGTCATATTCCTAGG GAATACAACTCTGAAGCTGATGCTCAAGCAAACCTGGCCATAAATCTCAGAG CTTGTGAAGTTCAAGAAGATTGTCAGTTGCTTTAA
- the LOC100808124 gene encoding xyloglucan glycosyltransferase 4, with protein sequence MAPNTEKSSNNDFTLLQVHDSDSPMFPEKQKATSRKQFTWFLLLKLHRVLTCLSWLTNGLKATFALVKKRVSLADMSDEGPKSRGRLYRFIKIFLALSIGGLAIEIIAHFNKWNLHNMIQPWEVQGLLQWCYVAWLSFREDYVAPLVLMVSKFCIVLFLIQSLDRLVLCLGCFWIKYKKLKPTFDADACDVEDPSNFPMVLVQIPMCNEREVYSQSIGAAAQLDWPKDRILIQVLDDSDDGNLQLLIKEEVASWKEKGVNIVYRHRLIRTGYKAGNLKSAMSCDYVKDYEFVAIFDADFQPNPDFLKLTIPHFKGKPDLGLVQARWSFVNKDENLLTRLQNINLCFHFEVEQQVNGYFLNFFGFNGTAGVWRIKALEESGGWLERTTVEDMDIAVRAHLNGWKFIFLNDVKVLCELPESYEAYKKQQHRWHSGPMQLFRLCLPAILTSKISVWKKANLIFLFFLLRKLILPFYSFTLFCIILPLTMFIPESELPLWVICYVPIIMSFLNILPSPKSVPFLVPYLLFENTMSVTKFNAMISGLFQLGSAYEWVVTKKTGRSSESDLLALAERESKSSNEEKILRRHSESGLELLGKLKQSEAPSKKKRNRLYRKELALALLLLTASARSLLSAHGVHFYFLLFQGLSFLIMGLDLIGEQVS encoded by the exons atGGCACCAAATACTGAGAAGTCTAGTAACAACGACTTCACCTTGTTGCAAGTTCATGATTCGGATTCTCCCATGTTTCCAGAGAAGCAGAAAGCCACAAGCCGCAAGCAGTTTACTTGGTTTCTTCTCCTTAAACTCCACAGAGTTCTGACATGTTTGTCATGGCTGACCAATGGTCTCAAAGCCACTTTTGCTTTGGTCAAGAAGCGCGTTTCATTGGCTGACATGAGTGATGAGGGCCCTAAGAGTAGAGGAAGGTTGTACAGGTTCATCAAAATCTTTCTTGCTCTCTCAATTGGAGGCTTGGCCATAGAGATCATTGCTCATTTCAACAAATGGAACTTGCACAACATGATTCAGCCTTGGGAGGTTCAGGGTCTTCTGCAATGGTGCTATGTGGCTTGGCTCTCCTTCAGGGAAGACTATGTTGCTCCTCTAGTCTTGATGGTCTCAAAGTTCTGCATTGTGCTCTTCTTGATTCAGTCGCTGGATCGCCTTGTTCTCTGCCTTGGATGCTTCTGGATCAAGTACAAGAAGTTGAAGCCAACctttgatgcagatgcatgTGATGTTGAGGATCCTTCAAACTTCCCAATGGTCCTTGTTCAGATTCCCATGTGCAATGAGAGAGAG gTTTATTCACAATCAATCGGTGCTGCTGCTCAACTTGATTGGCCAAAAGACAGAATATTGATTCAAGTGCTGGATGATTCGGATGATGGGAATTTACAGCTGCTCATCAAAGAAGAGGTGGCCTCATGGAAAGAGAAAGGGGTGAACATTGTGTACAGGCACAGATTGATTAGAACTGGGTATAAAGCTGGGAATCTTAAGTCAGCAATGTCATGTGACTATGTCAAGGACTATGAATTTGTGGCAATATTTGATGCAGATTTCCAGCCCAATCCTGATTTCCTCAAACTAACCATTCCCCATTTTAAG GGAAAACCTGACTTGGGCCTGGTCCAGGCTAGATGGTCCTTTGTGAACAAGGATGAGAATCTACTCACGAGGCTCCAGAACATCAACTTGTGCTTTCACTTTGAGGTGGAACAACAAGTTAATGGCTACTTCCTAAATTTCTTTGGATTCAATGGAACAGCTGGTGTTTGGAGGATAAAGGCTTTGGAGGAATCAGGAGGGTGGTTGGAGAGGACCACGGTTGAGGACATGGACATAGCAGTTCGAGCTCACTTGAATGGATGGAAGTTCATCTTCCTTAATGATGTCAAAGTTCTATGTGAGTTACCAGAGTCTTATGAAGCTTATAAGAAACAACAACATCGTTGGCACTCTGGCCCAATGCAGCTTTTCAGGCTATGTCTTCCTGCTATACTAACTTCCAAG ATATCAGTATGGAAGAAggctaatttaatatttttgttcttcctgTTGAGGAAACTTATACTTCCCTTCTACTCCTTCACCTTGTTTTGCATCATACTACCCTTGACAATGTTCATACCTGAGTCTGAACTGCCCCTTTGGGTGATATGTTATGTCCCCATCATCATGTCTTTCTTAAACATCCTTCCATCCCCAAAATCTGTCCCTTTCCTAGTTCCTTATCTTCTATTTGAGAACACCATGTCAGTTACAAAGTTCAATGCCATGATTTCTGGATTATTTCAGCTAGGAAGTGCTTATGAGTGGGTAGTGACAAAGAAGACAGGGAGATCCTCTGAATCAGATTTGTTAGCCTTGGCTGAGAGAGAGTCAAAGTCTTCAAATGAAGAAAAGATTCTGAGAAGACACTCAGAGTCTGGCTTGGAGTTATTAGGCAAACTTAAGCAATCAGAAGCCccttcaaagaaaaaaagaaacagacTTTATAGGAAGGAACTGGCACTTGCACTTCTTTTGCTCACAGCATCTGCAAGAAGTCTTTTGTCAGCACATGGTGTTCACTTCTATTTTTTGCTCTTCCAAGGATTGTCATTTCTCATAATGGGTTTGGACTTGATTGGTGAGCAAGTGAGCTGA